The sequence GTGGTATGTCTCTCTGCCTGCAAAATCTGTCGTTTGCCTGAAAGGAAACTAACTAGCTGTGTAAATCTTGGGATGTGGAGGCCGGAATAATGCTTTTATTCCATCATTTAAAAAATCGATGTGTGATGCGATGCAGGATATGATGCTGAACCCTTACGCCAACTTGGTGATCCAGAAGATGTTGGTGACGGCGGATGAGTGGCAGGTGAGCGTGATCGAGGAGGTGGCGCGGCGCAACCTGGGCAAGCTGATGAGCTGCTCCCACGGCAAGCAAGTCATCTCCACCATCCAGAGCGTCTTCACCGCGAGAGGTACCTGTGTCCCTCCCTCCTAGGATATTTAACGATTAACTTGCACTGACGACATGCATGGCCTGTGTTGTTGcagagaagatgatgatgcttcTGGGGCCCTCCCTCCAGCCCCAGTGAACTCACTCaggctgagctgagctgagctgaccTGCTGAAGGAGGATGGCAAGGCTGATCGAGGGCTTGCCTGCCTgcgctccttcttcttcttctggttCTATGGTCATGCATGGTTATCATCAGGCAATCAATAAATCGAGCTCTGTTTCTCTTCTGCTGAAAACAGAGAACTCTGTCTTTATGTTGTTACCTCTATGAACTGCCTAGTGTGTATCTCACCCTGTGCTGTAACGTATGCTGTAGCTGTACTTAACCTATCCATGTCGTGACCTGTGAAGCGATGAGAACTCAATCAGGTTTCAGCATGTTCCAGGCATTCCGCTCCGCATCGGTTGGATATGATATGAGGGGTTTTAAGTTGATTGCGGTTAATGTGAGCAAATCATTAACTGAAA is a genomic window of Phragmites australis chromosome 24, lpPhrAust1.1, whole genome shotgun sequence containing:
- the LOC133907072 gene encoding pumilio homolog 3-like, which gives rise to MERCIVVMRFTRRVVQMSYHNFTCNVIEKCLTHGSYQDRQLVTNEILAAGGGHNFDHLVDMMLNPYANLVIQKMLVTADEWQVSVIEEVARRNLGKLMSCSHGKQVISTIQSVFTARGTCVPPS